One genomic region from Enoplosus armatus isolate fEnoArm2 chromosome 17, fEnoArm2.hap1, whole genome shotgun sequence encodes:
- the LOC139299762 gene encoding ran GTPase-activating protein 1-like isoform X2 yields MATDIVAQLADSLAKTGVAEGELSYKGQGRKLDDAQSVEEIVKEIQDFEGLQALRLEGNTVGVEAAQAIAKALETKSEFKCCYWSDMFTGRLRSEIPPALNSLGDALMLACARLTILDLSDNAFGPDGVKGIEKLLKSTACYTLQELRLNNCGMGIGGGKILAASLSQCYKKSSAEGAPLSLKVFVAGRNRLENDGATALAQAFQLMGSLEEVHMPQNGINHPGVTALATAMQHNTSLRILNLNDNTFTEKGAIAMAQALKHLRSIQVINFGDCLVRPAGAIAIAESVSEGLPILKELNLSFGEITEEAALAVAQAVKNKDQLEKLDLNGNCLGEDGCKALKDSMDSMKMGELLGSLSDDEGEPEDEDEDEDEDEEEDDDEVDEEELEEEEEEEEEEESSGIKLSTPASAPRPPSVSSFLSFPSPDKLLKLGAKRALLIEQQVDVSDAAKTAEAFLKIASVYKEENNDVKNAVLDSVDALLKKAFATPSFQGYTFVSSLLVLLGLIKSEDKVKPVLVVPGHLHALEHVVRQDYFPTENVAVLQAFMSR; encoded by the exons ATGGCGACAGACATTGTTGCGCAGTTGGCCGACTCTCTGGCCAAGACTGGAGTAGCGGAAGGAGAGCTGAGCTACAAAGGCCAGGGTAGAAAGCTGGATGATGCCCAGTCAG tggAGGAGATAGTGAAGGAGATCCAGGACTTCGAGGGTTTGCAGGCTCTGAGGTTGGAGGGAAACACTGTAGGTGTGGAGGCAGCACAGGCCATCGCCAAGGCCCTAGAGACAAAGAGCGAGTTCAAG tgcTGTTATTGGAGTGACATGTTCACAGGTCGCCTGCGCTCTGAGATCCCACCTGCCCTG AATTCACTGGGTGACGCTCTGATGCTGGCGTGTGCTAGGCTGACCATTTTAGACCTTAGTGACAACGCCTTTGGACCAGATGGGGTGAAGGGCATCGAGAAGTTGCTCAAGAGCACCGCCTGCTACACACTGCAGGAGCTACGGCTCAACAACTGTGGCATGGGCATCGGAGGGGGGAAG ATCTTGGCTGCTTCATTAAGCCAGTGCTATAAAAAGTCCAGTGCAGAGGGCGCCCCCCTCAGCCTAAAGGTGTTTGTTGCAGGGAGGAACCGACTGGAGAACGACGGAGCCACCGCCCTTGCTCAAGCCTTCCAG TTGATGGGCAGCCTGGAGGAGGTCCACATGCCCCAGAATGGCATCAATCACCCTGGTGTGACAGCCCTGGCCACAGCCATGCAGCACAACACAAGCCTCCGCATCCTCAACCTCAACGACAACACCTTCACTGAGAAGGGGGCTATCGCCATGGCTCAG GCCTTGAAACACCTACGCAGCATCCAGGTGATAAACTTTGGAGACTGTCTGGTGCGGCCGGCAGGAGCCATAGCTATTGCGGAAAGTGTATCAGAGGGACTACCAATCCTCAAG GAACTCAATCTGTCGTTCGGAGAGATTACAGAGGAAGCTGCTCTGGCTGTGGCACAAGCAGTAAAGAACAAGGACCAGCTGGAGAAACTGGACCTAAATG GTAACTGTTTAGGAGAAGATGGCTGCAAAGCGCTGAAAGACTCCATGGACAGCATGAAAATGGGCGAGCTTCTAGGATCACTCAG TGACGATGAGGGTGAGCCAGAagacgaggacgaggacgaagatgaagacgaggaagaggatgatgatgaagtggatgaggaggaattagaggaggaagaggaagaagaggaggaagaggaaagcagTGGCATCAAG TTGTCCACCCCTGCATCAGCACCCCGGCCGCCAAGCGTCTCTTCCTTCCTCAGCTTTCCGTCTCCAGACAAACTGCTTAAACTGGGGGCCAAGAGAGCGTTGCTGATCGAGCAGCAG GTGGATGTGTCAGATGCTGCAAAAACAGCTGAAGCCTTCCTCAAGATTGCATCTGTGTACAAGGAGGAGAATAATGATGTTAAGAATGCAGTGTTGGACAGCGTTG aTGCCCTTCTGAAGAAAGCCTTTGCCACTCCTTCCTTCCAAGGCTACACCTTTGTATCATCTTTGCTAGTGCTGCTCGGACTTATCAAG AGTGAGGATAAGGTGAAGCCTGTGCTCGTGGTTCCCGGCCACCTCCACGCCTTGGAGCACGTTGTTCGTCAGGACTACTTCCCCACAGAGAACGTGGCTGTGCTGCAGGCCTTCATGTCCCGGTAA
- the chadla gene encoding chondroadherin-like protein, which translates to MHFFSTVALLLILALSSPVEAGKCPTVCSCDSTKLTVACVGKNLTEIPPTIDEITVKLDLRNNNLQVLSRGAFILTPYLTHLNLQRCNIIKVKEGAFRTLGRVVSLNLAYNKIDILYQESFDGLSSLKELHLDHNRVEEIQPGAFTQLGFLNMLALTHNQLVYIPNMAFQGLNSIKWLRLSHNSLNNLAPEAFTGLFTLSRISLDHNELQFFPTQTMNRLREVTRLDMSHNPMTYLGEESVSMAKLTHLYLDHMSLQDLSDQALSNAPLLSHLDISHNQLLYLEPLRGPKELGSLNLTGNPVYCNCYMRPLREWASVGGVKLLGACAGPPHLSEEPLQAVAPLDLRCRSRGETLKDEFEKDDESTGSIPTTAKPKPKVKCPVNCDCDIEAQHATCEGRGHTKVPRGFPTKTQLLDLRSNHFHYLPANTFPGSSQVVSLHLEFCKIHEIEAGAFRGMKNLLYLYLSDNDLTSLDSGAFAGAPKLTYLHLEGNRLAQFPGTALALLPSLFVLHLERNAISKLEPTGLLSSVTPKLRELYLSNNTITSIAKGALDSAFLGTLHLDSNQLTEMPTHALSEAPNLEELSLSQNSIRWVGPNAIQPISQSLKRLYMDQMGMEKMSRDALAGLGPGLKVLTVRGNQLEELPDLSPLTGLEVVDLQDNPLLCDCPLLPLRRWMENVSLEVIATCGHPPEVRGQKVRDVHVFRSCPESGSPPDEKVVVASRPPTVKKPKPSLSKAPGVKARPTKTKAKLPKQTKNKPQRKPVAPKVTKNKKTL; encoded by the exons ATGCATTTCTTCTCTACGGTGGCCCTCCTGCTGATTTTAGCACTGAGTTCACCGGTTGAAGCAGGCAAATGTCCCACAGTGTGCAGCTGTGACAGCACCAAGCTCACGGTTGCCTGCGTTGGCAAGAATTTAACGGAGATTCCCCCGACTATAGATGAG ATTACAGTGAAACTCGACCTGAGGAACAACAACCTGCAGGTACTCTCCAGGGGGGCATTCATCCTCACACCCTACCTCACCCACCTCAACCTGCAGCGCTGCAACATTATCAAGGTGAAGGAGGGTGCTTTCCGGACTCTGGGCCGTGTGGTCTCCCTGAACCTGGCTTACAACAAAATTGACATCCTTTACCAG GAGTCCTTTGACGGTCTCTCCTCCTTGAAGGAGCTGCATCTGGACCATAACCGTGTGGAGGAGATCCAGCCTGGAGCCTTCACACAACTCGGTTTCCTCAACATGCTGGCCCTCACTCACAACCAGCTGGTTTACATCCCCAACATGGCCTTCCAG GGCCTGAACAGCATCAAGTGGCTTCGTCTCAGCCACAACTCCCTGAACAACTTGGCCCCTGAGGCGTTCACTGGACTGTTCACCCTCAGCCGCATCAGCCTGGACCACAATGAGCTGCAGTTCTTCCCCACTCAGACCATGAACAG ACTCCGTGAGGTCACACGCCTGGACATGAGCCACAACCCCATGACCTACCTCGGGGAAGAGTCCGTCTCCATGGCGAAGCTTACACACCTCTACCTGGACCACAtgtctcttcaggacctgtcAGATCAGGCTTTGTCCAATGCCCCCCTCCTGTCCCACTTGGACATCAGCCACAATCAGCTTCTCTACTTGGAGCCCCTCAGAGGGCCCAAGGAGCTGGGCAGCCTCAACTTGACTG GCAACCCGGTCTACTGTAACTGCTACATGCGGCCCCTGAGGGAGTGGGCGAGTGTGGGAGGTGTGAAGCTGCTGGGAGCCTGTGCTGGACCTCCTCACCTCTCAGAGGAGCCGCTGCAGGCTGTGGCTCCTCTGGATCTGCGGTGCCGCAGCAGGGGGGAGACACTGAAGGACGAGTTTGAGAAGGATGATGAGAGCACAGGAAGTATCCCAACCACAGCCAAGCCCAAGCCGAAAGTCAAGTGTCCAGTTAACTGTGACTGTgat ATTGAAGCCCAGCATGCCACATGTGAGGGTCGGGGTCACACCAAAGTCCCGCGGGGCTTCCCCACCAAAACCCAGCTACTTGACCTCCGTAGCAACCATTTCCACTACCTTCCTGCCAACACCTTCCCGGGCTCCAGCCAAGTTGTTTCTCTTCACCTGGAGTTCTGCAAAATCCACGAAATTGAAGCCGGTGCCTTTCGGGGAATGAAAAACCTGTTATATTTGTATCTTTCTGACAATGACCTCACATCCTTGGACTCTGGAGCCTTTGCTGGAGCCCCCAAGCTCACCTACCTTCACCTGGAGGGCAACCGGCTGGCACAGTTCCCAGGAACAG CTCTGGCACTCTTGCCAAGTCTGTTTGTGTTACACCTGGAGCGAAATGCCATCTCCAAACTAGAGCCCACCGGTTTGCTGTCCTCAGTAACCCCTAAACTTAGGGAACTTTACTTGTCCAATAACACCATAACTTCTATTGCCAAGGGTGCCCTGGACTCTGCTTTCCTAGGTACACTTCACCTGGATTCAAATCAGCTGACGGAGATGCCTACCCACGCTCTGTCCGAGGCCCCTAACCTGGAGGAGCTCAGCCTGTCTCAGAATTCAATTCGCTGGGTGGGACCAAACGCAATCCAGCCCATATCCCAAAGTCTGAAGAGGCTTTACATGGATCAGATGGGCATGGAGAAG ATGTCCAGGGACGCTCTGGCGGGGCTGGGCCCAGGGCTGAAGGTTCTGACTGTGAGAGGAAACCAGCTAGAGGAGCTTCCTGACCTGAGCCCACTCACGGGCTTGGAGGTGGTCGACCTGCAGGACAACCCCCTGCTGTGCGACTGTCCTCTGCTGCCGCTACGCAG gtggaTGGAGAATGTAAGTTTGGAGGTGATCGCCACCTGTGGTCACCCtcctgaggtcagaggtcagaaggTCAGGGACGTCCATGTCTTCAGGTCCTGTCCAGAGAGCGGCTCTCCTCCAGACGAGAAGGTTGTTGTGGCCTCCAGACCTCCAACAGTGAAGAAACCCAAACCCAGCCTCTCGAAGGCCCCTGGAGTCAAAGCCAGGCCTACAAAGACCAAAGCTAAACTACCCAAACAAACCAAGAATAAGCCTCAGAGGAAACCTGTGGCACCAAAAGTGACGAAAAACAAGAAGACACTGTAA
- the LOC139299762 gene encoding ran GTPase-activating protein 1-like isoform X1 → MATDIVAQLADSLAKTGVAEGELSYKGQGRKLDDAQSVEEIVKEIQDFEGLQALRLEGNTVGVEAAQAIAKALETKSEFKCCYWSDMFTGRLRSEIPPALNSLGDALMLACARLTILDLSDNAFGPDGVKGIEKLLKSTACYTLQELRLNNCGMGIGGGKILAASLSQCYKKSSAEGAPLSLKVFVAGRNRLENDGATALAQAFQLMGSLEEVHMPQNGINHPGVTALATAMQHNTSLRILNLNDNTFTEKGAIAMAQALKHLRSIQVINFGDCLVRPAGAIAIAESVSEGLPILKELNLSFGEITEEAALAVAQAVKNKDQLEKLDLNGNCLGEDGCKALKDSMDSMKMGELLGSLSDDEGEPEDEDEDEDEDEEEDDDEVDEEELEEEEEEEEEEESSGIKLSTPASAPRPPSVSSFLSFPSPDKLLKLGAKRALLIEQQVDVSDAAKTAEAFLKIASVYKEENNDVKNAVLDSVDALLKKAFATPSFQGYTFVSSLLVLLGLIKSEDKVKPVLVVPGHLHALEHVVRQDYFPTENVAVLQAFMSRNNKALESCCNARNSLQSTLQRVRSES, encoded by the exons ATGGCGACAGACATTGTTGCGCAGTTGGCCGACTCTCTGGCCAAGACTGGAGTAGCGGAAGGAGAGCTGAGCTACAAAGGCCAGGGTAGAAAGCTGGATGATGCCCAGTCAG tggAGGAGATAGTGAAGGAGATCCAGGACTTCGAGGGTTTGCAGGCTCTGAGGTTGGAGGGAAACACTGTAGGTGTGGAGGCAGCACAGGCCATCGCCAAGGCCCTAGAGACAAAGAGCGAGTTCAAG tgcTGTTATTGGAGTGACATGTTCACAGGTCGCCTGCGCTCTGAGATCCCACCTGCCCTG AATTCACTGGGTGACGCTCTGATGCTGGCGTGTGCTAGGCTGACCATTTTAGACCTTAGTGACAACGCCTTTGGACCAGATGGGGTGAAGGGCATCGAGAAGTTGCTCAAGAGCACCGCCTGCTACACACTGCAGGAGCTACGGCTCAACAACTGTGGCATGGGCATCGGAGGGGGGAAG ATCTTGGCTGCTTCATTAAGCCAGTGCTATAAAAAGTCCAGTGCAGAGGGCGCCCCCCTCAGCCTAAAGGTGTTTGTTGCAGGGAGGAACCGACTGGAGAACGACGGAGCCACCGCCCTTGCTCAAGCCTTCCAG TTGATGGGCAGCCTGGAGGAGGTCCACATGCCCCAGAATGGCATCAATCACCCTGGTGTGACAGCCCTGGCCACAGCCATGCAGCACAACACAAGCCTCCGCATCCTCAACCTCAACGACAACACCTTCACTGAGAAGGGGGCTATCGCCATGGCTCAG GCCTTGAAACACCTACGCAGCATCCAGGTGATAAACTTTGGAGACTGTCTGGTGCGGCCGGCAGGAGCCATAGCTATTGCGGAAAGTGTATCAGAGGGACTACCAATCCTCAAG GAACTCAATCTGTCGTTCGGAGAGATTACAGAGGAAGCTGCTCTGGCTGTGGCACAAGCAGTAAAGAACAAGGACCAGCTGGAGAAACTGGACCTAAATG GTAACTGTTTAGGAGAAGATGGCTGCAAAGCGCTGAAAGACTCCATGGACAGCATGAAAATGGGCGAGCTTCTAGGATCACTCAG TGACGATGAGGGTGAGCCAGAagacgaggacgaggacgaagatgaagacgaggaagaggatgatgatgaagtggatgaggaggaattagaggaggaagaggaagaagaggaggaagaggaaagcagTGGCATCAAG TTGTCCACCCCTGCATCAGCACCCCGGCCGCCAAGCGTCTCTTCCTTCCTCAGCTTTCCGTCTCCAGACAAACTGCTTAAACTGGGGGCCAAGAGAGCGTTGCTGATCGAGCAGCAG GTGGATGTGTCAGATGCTGCAAAAACAGCTGAAGCCTTCCTCAAGATTGCATCTGTGTACAAGGAGGAGAATAATGATGTTAAGAATGCAGTGTTGGACAGCGTTG aTGCCCTTCTGAAGAAAGCCTTTGCCACTCCTTCCTTCCAAGGCTACACCTTTGTATCATCTTTGCTAGTGCTGCTCGGACTTATCAAG AGTGAGGATAAGGTGAAGCCTGTGCTCGTGGTTCCCGGCCACCTCCACGCCTTGGAGCACGTTGTTCGTCAGGACTACTTCCCCACAGAGAACGTGGCTGTGCTGCAGGCCTTCATGTCCCG AAACAACAAGGCCCTGGAGTCGTGCTGCAATGCCAGAAACAGCCTCCAGTCAACACTGCAGAGGGTCAGGTCTGAGAGCTGA